A region of Solanum dulcamara chromosome 7, daSolDulc1.2, whole genome shotgun sequence DNA encodes the following proteins:
- the LOC129895296 gene encoding mannose-1-phosphate guanylyltransferase 1, whose product MKALILVGGFGTRLRPLTLSVPKPLVEFANKPMILHQIEALKAVGVTEVVLAINYQPEVMLNFLKEFEASLGIKITCSQETEPLGTAGPLALARDKLIDDSNEPFFVLNSDVISEYPFKEMIQFHKSHGGEASLMVTKVDEPSKYGVVVMEESTGQVERFVEKPKLFVGNKINAGFYLLNPSVLDRIQLRPTSIEKEVFPKIAAEKKLYAMVLPGFWMDVGQPRDYITGLRLYLDSLKKHSSPKLASGSHIVGNVIVDESAKIGEGCLIGPDVAIGSGCVIESGVRLSRCTVMRGVRIKKHACISGSIIGWHSTVGQWARVENMTILGEDVHVCDEIYSNGGVVLPHKEIKSSILKPEIVM is encoded by the exons ATGAAGGCACTTATCCTTGTTGGAGGGTTCGGTACTCGGCTCAGGCCACTAACCCTCAGCGTCCCAAAGCCACTCGTAGAATTTGCCAACAAACCAATGATTCTGCATCAG ATTGAGGCTCTCAAGGCTGTCGGAGTAACCGAAGTGGTACTGGCTATTAACTACCAACCTGAG GTGATGCTGAACTTCTTGAAAGAATTTGAGGCAAGCCTTGGAATCAAGATCACCTGTTCTCAAGAAACTGAACCACTTGGCACTGCAGGTCCCCTTGCTTTGGCTAGAGACAAGCTGATAGATGACTCCAATGAACCATTTTTTGTTCTTAACAGTGATGTTATCAGTGAATATCCATTTAAGGAGATGATTCAATTCCACAAATCCCATGGTGGTGAAGCTTCTTTGATGGTTACCAAG GTGGATGAGCCTTCTAAATATGGTGTTGTCGTCATGGAAGAATCCACAGGGCAAGTAGAGAGATTTGTAGAGAAGCCAAAGTTATTTGTTGGCAACAAGATCAATGCTGGATTTTACCTGCTGAACCCTTCTGTCCTAGACAGAATTCAATTACGGCCAACATCAATTGAGAAAGAGGTTTTTCCAAAAATTGCAGCAGAGAAGAAACTGTATGCTATGGTGCTACCTGGATTTTGGATGGACGTTGGCCAGCCAAGAGATTACATTACTGGCCTCAGACTCTATCTGGATTCTTTAAAGAAACACTCTTCACCTAAATTGGCTTCAGGATCACACATTGTCGGAAATGTCATTGTGGATGAATCTGCCAAGATTGGAGAGGGTTGTTTGATAGGACCAGATGTTGCAATTGGTTCTGGTTGTGTGATTGAGTCTGGAGTTAGACTCTCCCGTTGCACTGTGATGCGAGGAGTCCGCATTAAGAAACATGCATGCATCTCAGGTAGCATCATTGGCTGGCACTCTACTGTTGGACAATGGGCTCGTGTCGAGAACATGACCATTCTCGGAGAAGATGTCCATGTTTGTGATGAAATTTACAGCAATGGAGGTGTAGTTTTGCCCCACAAGGAGATCAAATCCAGCATATTGAAACCTGAAATCGTGATGTGA